TTAGTAGTATTGACAGCAGGAAAAGAAAATTTTTGTTACTGATGGTTGATGTAAATTTACAAAAAGGTTTCTATTATTTGGAAAGCTACTTAATTTCAAAATAACAATTATGCAAGAGTATGATGTTGTGCTAATCGGTGCTGGACACAATGGGCTAGTTTGTGCAGCTTATTTGCTAAAAGCTGGTTATAGTGTCCTGTTACTAGAAAAGCGTTCTGTTCCAGGTGGTGCAGCAACAACTGAAGAATGTTTACCCGAAGAAGCTCCTGGGTTTAAATTTAATTTATGTGCTATTGACCATGAATTTATTCACTTGGGGCCAGTTGTTGAAGAATTAGAACTAGAAAAATACGGTTTGCATTATCTGGAATGCGATCCAGTCGTATTCTGTCCTCATCCTGATGGCAAGTATTTCTTAGGACATAAGTCAGTGGAAAAGACTTGTGCAGAAATTGCCCGTTATAATGAACGTGATGCCAAAAAATACGCTGAATTTGTAGACTTTTGGCAGCGATCGCTAGGTGCAATGATTCCCATGTTTAATGCACCGCCAAAATCAATTATAGACATCCTCGGTAACTATGACATCACCAAACTGAAAGATTTGTTTTCAGTTATTGGTTCTCCAAATAAAACGCTGGACTTCATTCGTACCATGTTAACCAGCGCTGAAGATTTACTTAACGAGTGGTTTGATGAAGAATTTTTGAAAGCGCCATTAGCCAGACTAGCATCAGAACTTGGTGCGCCGCCATCACAAAAAACCCTTGCTATTGGTGCAATTATGATGGCAATGCGTCACAATCCTGGAATGGCCAGACCTCGCGGCGGAACTGGCGCACTTGTGCAAGCTTTGGTAAATTTAGTCACAAGTAAAGGTGGTGTTATTCTGACAGACCAACATGTTGAAAAAGTTTTAATTGATGATGGCAAAGCTGTTGCTGTGCGAGTCGCTGGTGGTACAGAATATCGCGCTAAACATGGGGTTATTTCTAATATTGATGCCAAGCGGTTATTCTTACAAATGACTGATAAAAGCGATGTTGATGGAGCCGATTCAGATTTATGGGAAAGATTAGAACGCCGCATTGTTAACAATAACGAAACTATCCTCAAAATAGATTTGGCTTTAGACGAACCATTGCGCTTTCCACACCACGCCCACAAAGACGAATATCTCGTTGGTTCTATCTTAATTGCCGATTCTGTGGCTCATGTAGAACAGGCTCATAGTAAATGCACCTTGGGAGAGATCCCTGATACTGACCCATCAATGTATTTGGTGATGCCTAGCTATTTAGATTCCACCTTAGCGCCATCAGGTAAGCATACCGTATGGATTGAATTTTTTGCCCCTTACCAAATTGCCGGTGCAGAAGGCACTGGTTTAAAAGGTACTGGCTGGACAGATGAATTGAAAAACAAAGTTGCAGATAGGGTAATTGATAAATTAGCAGATTATGCACCGAATGTTAAGAGTGCAACTATCGCCCGTCGTGTAGAAAGTCCAGCAGAACTAGGAGAAAGATTAGGTGCGTACAAAGGAAATTATTATCATATTGATATGACCCTAGATCAGATGATATTTTTCCGTCCATTACCAGAAATAGCAAACTACAAAACGCCAATTGAGAATCTATTTTTGACCGGTGCAGGGACTCATCCAGGTGGTTCGATTTCGGGAATGCCGGGACGCAATTGTGCGCGGGTATTTTTGCAAGCGAAACATCCTATTAGCCAAACTTTGAAGGATGCACGCGATTCGATTAAGTCAACTGTCGAGTCTGTGTTTGGCATTAATTAAGTATTGCAAAAATAGAGCCTATTATTATCTATTTTCTGCCTTCGTGTTTTTGTACTTAAAATATAATTTTGAGATCGCAAAGACATGAAGGTATTATTTAAAATATCTTTTTATAGATAGTCACCGATGCTAATACCGACAGATGTTAATCTGGTCGCTAAAAATACACAAAGACATAATTTGAATGATGATTAGCCTAAATATTTGCTTGGCATAATAAAGCAAATAACATCATTATTTAGCAAAGAAAATAGTACGATCGCACCCTTGTTAATTAAAAAAGAATTTCCCAAATGCTAGCGATAGCAACATCTACAGCAACACAAATGATGTTTTTTTAATGAAATAGGTTCCAAGTAATTGCTTTATGTATATTTAATATGATAATGTACTATACGCTTGATTTAAAGAAACATATATGCATTGTCAAGCAAGCTCCTTCTGAAAATATAAGTAAATTAATGGGTAACAAACTAGTGTATTTTGATAATACTCAAAAAACGAACAAATTTTAACATCGTCTCATAAGTTTTGTAGGTACAGCATGGTTTTTCAGCGCTGCTTCGTTGCATCTGGCTTGATAGCTTTCTTGGCATTTGGTTGTAGTGGTGGGGCAAACTCATCAATAGAAAATACTACACAAGTTGTCCAAGAAAGTAATGTAACCCAGCTTTTCATAGAAGCGAAGGCTACCCAAAAAGCAGAAGACTTTTTTCATCAAGGCAATCATTTATTAGATGGACAACGTTATGAAGATGCAATAAAAGCTTATGATAAAGCGATCGCCATCAAAATTGAGAATCCTGAAGCTTGGATTAACCGTGGCATAGCTTTAACATCGTTGCAACGCTACAAAGATGCTCTCGCATCTTACGACAAAGCGATCGCTATCCAACCCGACAAATATGAAGCTTGGTATAATCAGGGCATAGCTTTGACATCGTTGCAGCGCTATCAAGACGCTATTGCATCTTACGACAAAGCGATCGCTATCCAACCCGACAAATATGAAGCCTTAATTAACCGAGGCATTGCACTGACAAAGCTACACCGCTACCAAGATGCCATTGCATCTTACGATCGAGCGATCGCTATCAAGCCAGATTTACACCAAGCATATTACAACAAAGCTTGCTCTTATGCTTTACAAAATAATCTCGAATTAGCAATTGAAAACCTAGACAAAGCAATCAAGCTGCTTCCTGATAAATACAAAAAATTAGCGAAAACTGACCCAGACTTTAGCAAAGTACGTAGTGAAAAGCAGTTTCAGGAATTAGTGCAATAGTGTTTTATTACCACTACTCAGTGTAGAATATAAGCCTAACAAGATTTTTTCGTGATGCTAGCGATTTAAGATTAGACATGAAAAAATTGTTAATCACCGGAGCAAGTGGTTTTTTAGGATGGCATCTTTGCCAGCTTGCCAAACCAGAATGGGAAATTTATGGCACTTATTTTTCCCATCCTTTAGAGATTCCTGGCATGAAAATGTTAAAAGCGAACTTAACAAATTTTCAGGAATTGAAAAGTATCTTTAATGATGTCAAACCAACAACAGTTATTCATACTGCTGCACATTCGCAACCAAATTTTTGTCAAACTAACCCCAAAGAATCGCACGCAATTAATGTTATAGCATCCTGCAATATTGCCGGACTTTGCGCGGATAATTCGATTCCTTGTGCTTTTACCTCAACTGATTTAGTTTTTGATGGGTTAAATGCTCCATATAGAGAAACAGATGCCGTGTGTCCTGTCAACCTTTACGGTGAGCAAAAAGCGATCGCAGAAGCAGATATGCTAGAAAGATATCCCATGACCGCAGTCTGTCGGATGCCGTTGATGTTTGGTGCAGCAACACCTACAGCTAAAAGCTTTATTCAGCCATTTATTGAAACCTTACAAGCAGAAAAAGAACTAAGTTTATTTATAGATGAATTTCGTACCCCAGTAAGTGGAACCACTGCCGCGAAAGGACTTTTATTAGCATTAGAAAAAGTTAACGGCATCATTCACTTAGGTGGTAAAGAGCGGATTTCGCGTTATGATTTTGGAAAAATATTAGTAGAAGTATTTCAACTTCCCGCCACCGGACTTAAATCCTGCCGACAACAAGATGTGAAAATGGCAGCACCTAGACCAGCAGATGTTTCTTTGGATAGTTCTAAAGCTTTTGCATTGGGGTATCAGCCTTTATCTGTAAAGGAAGAATTGCAGGAATTAATCAATAGTCAATAATCTGATTATATTTGTTGTGTACCCAGCCAATGACGGAAGCTGGAGTGATAGAGACTATAATAGGTTTCTGCGTCAATTTGTTCCTGGTGCAAGAACTCAAGCCAATTTTCTAGAACTTCCTCAACTTCATACTCATCAGTATCAATAATTTGTGCAATTTCTTGCACTGATATTGCTTTTTGCTGCTGGATTAACACATTTAACACATCTATGCTGTGTTCCGTTACTTGTTCGGGTGGAATCATTTTGTGTAAATGCTGCTGATAATATGCTTCTAAAGCTGGTGAGAGTTGATTGTACTGGAAAGGTTGCGGGTAGAAATTGTCTGCGTTAGCGGAGCTTACCGTTCGCGTAGCGTCTCGCAGAGAAGGTATCGCACTTATTATCTGGCTAACATACATAAAATTATTTTCGCTCAAAGTGGTGGTGCGATCGCTAAATTCTTCCTCATTAATCTGGTGATTACTCAACCAAGATTTAAGATTCCCCCTACCTCCACTTAACAACGGGACAATATCGCCCCCCTTTTTAAGGGGGGTTGAGGGGATCTCTTGAGGGGTTAGGTAATTTTGCATATACGCTTGAATATCCCGCCGATTTTCTTCTGGATAATCTGCTAAATCCAGACTTTGGGAAGGCGTTTCAATTAATAAACCCGACTTCTCCCGCAAAAAAGGTCTACGAGTGAGGATAAAATAGACCCCATCCGGGAGATAGCGAGGAAGATAAAACAGATTAGTCCCAGGTGGTTGGCTATTGCGGTCAATGCAATTCAACCCATCAATAGCAATTATCAGTTTTGGATGAGGTTCTAACTCATCGCTGATTTGCTGGAGAAGATTAGAGAAAAACCAACTTCCCTCTGTAGCGTTATCAGGGAGGGAGGCGTAATTAAGCGAGTATTGATTAATTAGTTGCGTACAGATATTTCTGAGAAATTCGTCAGCACGATTTTTACCCTCAAGTTCGGCATTGTAATAAATAACTTGAGGATTATCTGCCACATATTTCGCGAGGATGGCACTTTTACCGCTACCGGGTTCGCCAATGATGGTAAAGTAACCGTGGCGATGGCGGTGAAGAAAGTTGTTAATAGCCGTGAAAACAAATTCACGACCGACAAAGTTGTGGCTTTTTTCTTGAATGATTTTCTCAAACTCCGGTGAATGTCCTCTGGAATTGATTGTAGTGGGTGGTCTGGGTGGTAAATTCATAGTTTTTTTGTACCTCATAGCTTTCAGCTTTGAGGATGTACCTCATAGCCACCGGAAGTGCTGTATATGCCGAAGCCAACATTATTAATGAAGTTTGGTTAGTAAATATTAACGAGCAAATTGTCGAAGTTTATCAACAGCCAACAGTCGCAAGATATAAGCATATTCAAAAGTTTGCTAGCGGTCAAAGTTTATCAATTACAGCCTTCCCCGACGTGAATATTAGCGTCAATGAAATCTTGGGTAGATAAAATTATTTCTTCCCTCATCCCTCTATCATGTTCTCAAGACGCAAAAAATGCACTCTACCTGAAGCATCTCCTGCCATAATTGTCATCCCATCTGGTGCAACTGCACAGCAATAGATGGGAAATTCCCCAATGAAAGTGGCAATAATTTCACCTGTTGATAGATTCCAGATTTTGAGGGTGGAGTCACCGTAGGCGGAAATCACCTGCTGTCCATTGGGGGTGACGGCGATGGCATTTACCGATGAGTTATGACCATTGAGGGTGTGTTGTATCTTCCCAGTAGCCAGATTCCAGATTTTGAGAGTGTTATCATCTGAGGCAGAAATCACCTGCTGTCCGTTAGGGGTGATAGCGACAGCATTTACAAAGGAAGTATGACCCTTGAGAGTGTGTTGTATCTGCCCAGTAGCCAGATTCCAGACTTTGAGGGTTTTGTCACAGGAGGCGGAAATTACTTGCTGACCATTGGGGGTGACGGCGACGGCATTTACCGATAATTCATGTTTATGTTTATGATAATTGTCACTGAATAAGGTGAATAGTTTGTTGCTGGTTATCCAATTTCTAATAGAGGTGAAAAATCCTTCTTTTCTAGTTGCGAGATTCCAGACTTTGAGGGTGGAGTCACCGGAGGCGGAAATCACCTGCTGACCATTGGGGGTGACGGCGATGGCATTTACCGATGAGTTATGACCATTGAGGGTAAATAGTATCTCCCCAGTTGCGACATTCCAGACTTTGAGGGTGGAGTCAAGGGATGCAGAAATCACCTGCTGCCCATTGGGAGTTACGGTGACGGCATTTACCCAAAGGCTATGACCATTGAGGGTGAATTGTTCATCCCCCGTTAACAGATTCCAGACTTTGAGGGTGTTGTCAAGGGATGCAGAAATCACCTGTTGCCCATTAGGGGTGACGGCGACGGCATTTACCGATGAGTTATGGCCAGTGAGAGTGAATTGTTCATCCCCCGTTGACAGATTCCAGACTTTGAGGGTTTTGTCACGGGAGGCAGAAATCACTTGCTGCCCATTGGGGGTGATGGCAACGGCATTTACCGATGAGTTATGGCCAGTGAGAGTGAATTTTTCATCCCCCGTTGACAGATTCCAGACTTTGATGGTGTTGTCACGAGAGGCAGAAATCACCTGCTGCCCATTGGGAGTTACGGTGACGGCATTTACCCAAAAACTATGACCATTGAGGGTGAATTGTTCCTCTCCCGTTGACAGATTCCAGACTTTGAGGGTGTTGTCATCTGAGGCAAAAATCACTTGCTGCCCATTAGGAGTGACGGCGACTGCATTTACTGAATCACTATGACCATTGAGGGTAAATTGTTCCTCCCCTGTTGCTAAATTCCAGACTTTGATGGTGTTGTCACGGGAGGCAGAAATCACCTGTTGTCTATTGGGAGTTACGGTGACGGCATTTACCCAAAAACTATGACCATTGAGGGTGAATTGTTCCTCTCCCGTTGACAGATTCCAGACTTTGAGGGTGTTGTCAAAGGATGCAGAAATCACCTGTTGCCCATTGGGCGTGACTGTGACAGCTTTTACCGAGTCACTATGACCATTGAGGGTAAATTGTTCCTCTCCTGTTGCTAAATTCCAGACTTTGATGGTGTTGTCACGCGAGGCAGAAATCACCTGTTGTCCATTGGGCGTGACGACGACTGCATTTACTGAGTCACTATGACCATTGAAGGTGAATTGTTCCTCCCCTGTTGCTAAATTCCAGACTTTGATGGTGTTGTCACGCGAGGCAGAAATTACCTGTTGTCCATTGGGGGTGACAGCGACGGCATTTACTGATGAGTTATGACCATTGAGTGTGAATAGTTCCTCTCCTGTTGCTAAATTCCAGATTTTGAGGGTGTTGTCATCTGAGGCAGAAATCACCTTTTGTCCATTGGGCGTGACAGCGACGGCATTTACATATAGATTATGTCCCTTAAGGGTGCGGATTAAGCGTCCCCCTGGTGGCGTTAAGCTAGGGTTAAAAGAACACAGCCAAGGCGTAGTTGTTCTTTCCTTTATTTTTACCAATAATGCCTGAATTTCCTCTGGCATTTTCTGATTTAGTAACCGTCCGTGCAACTGACTCTCTAATTGCCCCTTATCCACTGCTAAAATATGGGCTGACAGTCTCAATGCACCTTGAATCAATTTCAGACTTTTGATTTTCTCAGACTTGTCTTCTGGGTAATTTAATGTATCTGCATCATCAATCAAATCATAATCTTCAATTAGCGGCTGCACTCCAAACTCAGAATGATTAATCTTCGCTACGATAAAATCAAAATCAGTCAGAGTTTGGCAATACTTCTCCAAATTTCCCGACTTTATCAAGCTTGGCACTAAACTACCCAAATAAGCACGTTTAAAAGCGGGACTTTCTGTGGCTAACTTGTCTGCAAATTCTCCCATCTCACGCCATCTTCCTTACAAGATAGTCCGCAATGCGTTGGTTAACCTCTTGAAACAGCTTTCGTTTAGAGTCTAAAACCCGTTTTGCTTTTAGGAAGTCTAAAAAACTAGCGTGATAGATGCTGTAACAGTCTTCTCCCTTTATATTTTGCAGCTTTAAATACTCAACCCAATCCTTTAAAACCAATTCCACATTATATTCATCTTGTTGGGCAATAGCTGCAATCATCTCAGAGGGAATTGGCGTACCAATCTCAACTAAAATAAACAGGATAAATACCTTTACTTCCTGGGGTTGTTCATCCATCCCCATGCGCTGCCAATGGATTTGA
This Nostoc sp. KVJ3 DNA region includes the following protein-coding sequences:
- the crtO gene encoding beta-carotene ketolase CrtO; protein product: MQEYDVVLIGAGHNGLVCAAYLLKAGYSVLLLEKRSVPGGAATTEECLPEEAPGFKFNLCAIDHEFIHLGPVVEELELEKYGLHYLECDPVVFCPHPDGKYFLGHKSVEKTCAEIARYNERDAKKYAEFVDFWQRSLGAMIPMFNAPPKSIIDILGNYDITKLKDLFSVIGSPNKTLDFIRTMLTSAEDLLNEWFDEEFLKAPLARLASELGAPPSQKTLAIGAIMMAMRHNPGMARPRGGTGALVQALVNLVTSKGGVILTDQHVEKVLIDDGKAVAVRVAGGTEYRAKHGVISNIDAKRLFLQMTDKSDVDGADSDLWERLERRIVNNNETILKIDLALDEPLRFPHHAHKDEYLVGSILIADSVAHVEQAHSKCTLGEIPDTDPSMYLVMPSYLDSTLAPSGKHTVWIEFFAPYQIAGAEGTGLKGTGWTDELKNKVADRVIDKLADYAPNVKSATIARRVESPAELGERLGAYKGNYYHIDMTLDQMIFFRPLPEIANYKTPIENLFLTGAGTHPGGSISGMPGRNCARVFLQAKHPISQTLKDARDSIKSTVESVFGIN
- a CDS encoding tetratricopeptide repeat protein, with the translated sequence MVFQRCFVASGLIAFLAFGCSGGANSSIENTTQVVQESNVTQLFIEAKATQKAEDFFHQGNHLLDGQRYEDAIKAYDKAIAIKIENPEAWINRGIALTSLQRYKDALASYDKAIAIQPDKYEAWYNQGIALTSLQRYQDAIASYDKAIAIQPDKYEALINRGIALTKLHRYQDAIASYDRAIAIKPDLHQAYYNKACSYALQNNLELAIENLDKAIKLLPDKYKKLAKTDPDFSKVRSEKQFQELVQ
- a CDS encoding SDR family oxidoreductase, yielding MKKLLITGASGFLGWHLCQLAKPEWEIYGTYFSHPLEIPGMKMLKANLTNFQELKSIFNDVKPTTVIHTAAHSQPNFCQTNPKESHAINVIASCNIAGLCADNSIPCAFTSTDLVFDGLNAPYRETDAVCPVNLYGEQKAIAEADMLERYPMTAVCRMPLMFGAATPTAKSFIQPFIETLQAEKELSLFIDEFRTPVSGTTAAKGLLLALEKVNGIIHLGGKERISRYDFGKILVEVFQLPATGLKSCRQQDVKMAAPRPADVSLDSSKAFALGYQPLSVKEELQELINSQ
- a CDS encoding ATP-binding protein, with amino-acid sequence MNLPPRPPTTINSRGHSPEFEKIIQEKSHNFVGREFVFTAINNFLHRHRHGYFTIIGEPGSGKSAILAKYVADNPQVIYYNAELEGKNRADEFLRNICTQLINQYSLNYASLPDNATEGSWFFSNLLQQISDELEPHPKLIIAIDGLNCIDRNSQPPGTNLFYLPRYLPDGVYFILTRRPFLREKSGLLIETPSQSLDLADYPEENRRDIQAYMQNYLTPQEIPSTPLKKGGDIVPLLSGGRGNLKSWLSNHQINEEEFSDRTTTLSENNFMYVSQIISAIPSLRDATRTVSSANADNFYPQPFQYNQLSPALEAYYQQHLHKMIPPEQVTEHSIDVLNVLIQQQKAISVQEIAQIIDTDEYEVEEVLENWLEFLHQEQIDAETYYSLYHSSFRHWLGTQQI
- a CDS encoding Uma2 family endonuclease; translation: MYLIATGSAVYAEANIINEVWLVNINEQIVEVYQQPTVARYKHIQKFASGQSLSITAFPDVNISVNEILGR
- a CDS encoding WD40 repeat domain-containing protein → MGEFADKLATESPAFKRAYLGSLVPSLIKSGNLEKYCQTLTDFDFIVAKINHSEFGVQPLIEDYDLIDDADTLNYPEDKSEKIKSLKLIQGALRLSAHILAVDKGQLESQLHGRLLNQKMPEEIQALLVKIKERTTTPWLCSFNPSLTPPGGRLIRTLKGHNLYVNAVAVTPNGQKVISASDDNTLKIWNLATGEELFTLNGHNSSVNAVAVTPNGQQVISASRDNTIKVWNLATGEEQFTFNGHSDSVNAVVVTPNGQQVISASRDNTIKVWNLATGEEQFTLNGHSDSVKAVTVTPNGQQVISASFDNTLKVWNLSTGEEQFTLNGHSFWVNAVTVTPNRQQVISASRDNTIKVWNLATGEEQFTLNGHSDSVNAVAVTPNGQQVIFASDDNTLKVWNLSTGEEQFTLNGHSFWVNAVTVTPNGQQVISASRDNTIKVWNLSTGDEKFTLTGHNSSVNAVAITPNGQQVISASRDKTLKVWNLSTGDEQFTLTGHNSSVNAVAVTPNGQQVISASLDNTLKVWNLLTGDEQFTLNGHSLWVNAVTVTPNGQQVISASLDSTLKVWNVATGEILFTLNGHNSSVNAIAVTPNGQQVISASGDSTLKVWNLATRKEGFFTSIRNWITSNKLFTLFSDNYHKHKHELSVNAVAVTPNGQQVISASCDKTLKVWNLATGQIQHTLKGHTSFVNAVAITPNGQQVISASDDNTLKIWNLATGKIQHTLNGHNSSVNAIAVTPNGQQVISAYGDSTLKIWNLSTGEIIATFIGEFPIYCCAVAPDGMTIMAGDASGRVHFLRLENMIEG